A genomic window from Betta splendens chromosome 17, fBetSpl5.4, whole genome shotgun sequence includes:
- the tmie gene encoding transmembrane inner ear expressed protein, with translation MAGDAPACPRLLLQGWGAVLLTQCLSSVSAQVPDPELLPTDPPKKPDPVTSETVVFWGLRLWQVIGIFSVFVLAIVITLCCIFKCRIPRTKKEIEARHAQRQAAKKYANTLETVPPLNELTEIPGSVKPEEKEEVATVSGKVDGDKGEKKSKEGKKEGKGAKDGKGDDNDASAKKKGERGASKKEDGDGKGKKSGERGDKERDEKGERGGKGGAKAGAKKAQK, from the exons ATGGCTGGGGATGCGCCCGCGTGccctcggctgctgctgcagggctggGGAGCTGTGCTGCTCACTCAGTGCTTGTCCTCCGTCTCCGCTCAGGTCCCGGATCCCGAG CTCTTGCCCACAGATCCTCCGAAGAAGCCCGATCCCGTCACGTCGGAGACCGTGGTTTTCTGGGGGCTGCGGTTATGGCAGGTCATCGGCATCTTCTCCGTGTTCGTTTTAGCAATTG TTATTACTTTGTGTTGTATATTCAAATGTCGGATCCCGAGAACCAAAAAGGAAATCGAGGCCCGACACGCGCAGAGACAGGCCGCCAAGAAATACGCCAACACCTTAGAGACAGTGCCACCTCTGAATGAGCTGACGGAGATCCCCGGAT cgGTGAaaccagaggagaaggaggaggtggcgaCGGTCTCCGGGAAGGTGGACGGCGAcaagggagagaagaagagcaaAGAGGGCAAGAAAGAGGGCAAGGGTGCCAAAGACGGGAAAGGAGACGACAACGACGCCTCGGCGAAGAAGAAGGGCGAGAGGGGCGCGTCCAAGAAAGAGGACGGCGACGGGAAAGGGAAGAAATCTGGAGAGAGGGGAGACAAGGAGAGAGACGAAAAGGgtgagaggggaggaaaaggaggcgCGAAAGCAGGAGCGAAGAAGGCTCAGAAGTGA